A region of Thermoleophilia bacterium DNA encodes the following proteins:
- a CDS encoding DUF3160 domain-containing protein gives MQDTRQKQRASTAVILTILSILILAGPLGLAACGSTTSTTQSSSSNPTDTATLPSTSDTTNPPVSQEVSGLPLAYGPWQEPPYLGPQSVDLSAVVNLSRAELPEKAKEVLARQSFVAVGTSLDQSWPWKFWHVYEIARYRGLPVLVTTDSFLNAYHELFDALLQYLEETRLFDQAVAMTDALYAAASAQYNEAADPVVKEDARLNMAYFAVAASLLKGQLAAPDLVRDEVEAELGLIEAASDVIESRVLGYKEDYTQYKPRGHYTRSERLKRYFKTLMWFGHTAFYINPHSGGVTPEEAVSLTRRAVLAALALSGPAKQSWSAIYEPTSFLVGRSDDLTADEVLAAAAKIYGTAEVQPDQLADQGKIDLLRTELNKLRAPKILTAAREAGDTGNREESERSFRIMGQRYIPDSYAFQQLVWPYVGEEPDKKRDLPMGLDVMTVLGSDQAYRIAKEDFGQDRFLKWEEQIKKVHDEFASQDPDLWPANLYTGWLEALQHVMNFPAEGAPDFMKTRVWARKSLNAALGSWTELRHDTILYAKQSVTAEGDGGEEDVPPGYVEPYPAFFAKMGELASTLRSQLVKYGLLDSVFASKLETIIWLAEILKSAAQKELAGTPLTAEEETAIAEYGHYLEYLGQFEDTDLGGAGEGRTLSLVPEKSPLVADVHSSYNTSRALEEATGYPLTLYAAIERDGKVWLFVGASYSYYEFTVPLDQRLTDEEWIKLLDEGQAPPRPAWTNEWILE, from the coding sequence ATGCAGGACACGCGACAAAAACAGCGGGCTAGCACCGCGGTAATCCTAACGATCCTATCAATCCTGATTCTTGCCGGCCCATTGGGCCTGGCGGCTTGCGGTTCGACAACCTCCACGACTCAGTCTAGCTCATCCAACCCTACCGACACAGCCACCCTGCCCTCCACATCAGACACGACCAATCCACCAGTTTCTCAAGAGGTGTCCGGGCTCCCTCTGGCCTACGGACCATGGCAGGAGCCGCCTTATCTTGGTCCTCAGTCTGTGGACCTGTCCGCCGTGGTCAACCTGAGTCGCGCCGAACTGCCAGAAAAAGCCAAGGAGGTATTAGCCAGGCAAAGCTTTGTGGCGGTAGGCACTAGTCTCGACCAAAGTTGGCCATGGAAGTTCTGGCACGTATATGAGATCGCTCGCTACCGAGGACTGCCAGTCCTGGTGACAACTGATTCCTTCCTCAACGCCTACCACGAGCTTTTTGACGCGCTGCTTCAGTATCTGGAGGAAACCCGACTGTTTGATCAGGCTGTGGCAATGACTGATGCGCTTTACGCCGCGGCTTCCGCGCAGTACAACGAAGCCGCCGACCCAGTCGTAAAAGAAGACGCTCGCCTCAACATGGCGTACTTTGCGGTGGCAGCTTCGCTTCTCAAAGGGCAACTAGCTGCGCCGGACCTGGTTAGAGACGAAGTCGAGGCTGAGCTCGGCTTGATCGAAGCTGCTAGCGATGTCATTGAGTCGCGCGTTCTTGGGTATAAGGAAGACTACACCCAATACAAGCCTCGAGGACACTACACCCGCAGCGAACGACTCAAGCGCTACTTCAAAACCCTTATGTGGTTCGGGCACACGGCCTTTTATATCAATCCGCACAGCGGCGGCGTAACTCCAGAGGAAGCGGTTAGCCTTACCCGCCGGGCCGTACTGGCTGCCTTGGCTTTAAGCGGCCCAGCCAAGCAGTCATGGTCGGCAATATATGAGCCTACAAGTTTCCTCGTCGGCCGGAGTGACGACCTGACCGCCGACGAAGTTCTAGCTGCCGCAGCCAAGATATACGGCACGGCTGAGGTGCAACCTGACCAGCTGGCTGACCAAGGCAAGATCGACCTCTTGCGCACGGAGCTTAACAAGTTGCGAGCGCCCAAGATTCTTACTGCCGCTCGCGAAGCCGGCGATACGGGGAACCGAGAGGAAAGTGAGCGCAGCTTCCGGATCATGGGGCAGCGATACATCCCCGATTCCTACGCCTTCCAGCAACTGGTATGGCCATATGTGGGAGAGGAGCCAGACAAGAAACGGGACTTGCCCATGGGGCTAGATGTCATGACCGTGCTGGGTTCAGACCAGGCGTACCGGATCGCCAAAGAGGACTTTGGGCAGGACCGGTTCTTGAAGTGGGAAGAACAGATCAAGAAAGTCCATGACGAGTTCGCCAGCCAGGATCCTGATCTTTGGCCGGCCAATCTCTACACCGGTTGGCTCGAGGCGCTCCAGCACGTTATGAACTTTCCTGCAGAAGGTGCTCCGGACTTCATGAAAACCAGGGTTTGGGCGCGCAAAAGCCTAAACGCCGCCCTTGGCTCTTGGACGGAGCTTAGACACGACACCATCCTATACGCAAAGCAGTCTGTTACAGCCGAGGGAGATGGGGGCGAGGAAGATGTGCCCCCAGGATACGTGGAGCCCTACCCGGCTTTCTTTGCCAAGATGGGCGAACTTGCCTCCACTCTACGCTCCCAGTTGGTCAAATATGGCCTCCTTGATTCTGTTTTTGCGAGCAAGCTAGAGACCATAATTTGGCTCGCAGAAATTCTTAAGTCCGCCGCACAAAAGGAACTAGCCGGAACGCCGCTTACCGCTGAAGAAGAGACGGCTATAGCTGAGTATGGTCACTACCTCGAGTACTTGGGGCAGTTTGAAGACACTGATCTTGGAGGTGCAGGCGAAGGACGCACCCTGTCGTTAGTGCCGGAGAAAAGCCCCCTCGTAGCCGACGTGCATTCAAGCTACAACACTTCCCGCGCGCTTGAGGAAGCTACCGGATATCCGCTCACTCTTTATGCGGCCATTGAGCGCGACGGGAAAGTGTGGCTGTTTGTGGGAGCATCCTACTCCTATTACGAGTTCACAGTTCCGCTGGACCAGCGCCTCACCGACGAGGAGTGGATCAAGCTTCTAGACGAGGGCCAGGCTCCTCCTCGGCCGGCATGGACCAATGAGTGGATCTTGGAGTAG
- a CDS encoding vitamin B12-dependent ribonucleotide reductase — translation MTVTELEALEAELEKRLTPNAKKVLEKRYLRRSPEGKPLERPIDMFVRVAKNIAEADRIYRPDEPLDATVSAFLGVMTRLEFLPNTPTLMNAGRELQQLSACFVLPVEDSMASIFGAIRDAALVHQSGGGTGFSFSRLRPKNDIVRSTMGVASGPVSFMRVFDMATETIKQGGTRRGANMGILRVDHPDIIEFIRAKEDEHILNNFNISVGITEEFMKAVLAGEDYPLRNPRNGEITGYLNAREVFDLIVKLAWKNGEPGIVFLDRLNRDNPTPTLGEIEATNPCGEQPLLPYESCNLGSINLALMVKDGDVDWERLRQVTQVAVHFLDNVIDMNRYPLPQIEQMTKTNRKIGLGVMGWADMLVELGVPYDSEEAISLAHEVMGFIHEEAIRTSEQLAQERGVFPNWEISTWKTRGRRVRNATLTTIAPTGTISIIAGCSSGIEPIFALAFVRNVMDNTELPEVHPVFERVLKERGLYSESLMRSVAAVGSIKNLDLPQDLKRIFVTAHDVSPEWHIRMQAAFQNHVDNAVSKTVNFPRDARPEDVERVYLLAYELGVKGVTIYRDGSRQEQVLNIGKVERKTSDGSKADVGPVQLELGAQVRVAMPVRPSRAPVLRGETREKVTGCGSLYVTINEDEFGPREVFANMGKAGGCASASTEAIGRLISLAFRYGVPPDKIVKQLRGIRCHVPHGFGPNQILSCPDAIGKALAEKYHLDGSNGSKLAGQLEMPIQYAQGACPDCGGAIEYEGGCMVCRACGFSRCS, via the coding sequence ATGACCGTGACCGAACTAGAGGCTTTGGAGGCTGAGCTCGAAAAGAGGCTTACCCCCAATGCCAAGAAAGTGCTGGAGAAGCGGTACCTTAGGCGTTCTCCAGAGGGAAAGCCTCTGGAAAGGCCTATCGACATGTTTGTGCGCGTAGCCAAGAACATCGCGGAGGCCGACCGGATCTATCGCCCCGATGAACCGCTTGACGCCACTGTGTCTGCTTTCTTGGGAGTCATGACCAGGCTTGAATTCTTGCCTAACACTCCCACGCTGATGAACGCAGGCCGGGAACTCCAGCAACTATCGGCTTGCTTTGTCTTGCCTGTAGAGGACAGCATGGCGTCCATTTTTGGGGCCATTCGGGATGCGGCTTTGGTGCACCAATCTGGCGGAGGTACAGGTTTTAGCTTTAGTCGTTTGCGGCCCAAGAACGACATCGTGCGCAGCACTATGGGAGTGGCGAGCGGCCCGGTGTCTTTCATGCGCGTGTTCGACATGGCCACGGAGACCATCAAGCAAGGGGGCACACGGCGCGGCGCCAATATGGGCATTCTGCGTGTGGATCACCCGGACATCATCGAATTTATCCGGGCCAAAGAAGACGAACACATCCTTAACAATTTCAACATTTCGGTGGGTATCACCGAGGAGTTCATGAAGGCTGTACTGGCGGGGGAGGACTACCCACTGCGCAACCCGCGCAACGGAGAGATCACCGGCTACCTTAACGCGCGCGAGGTGTTTGATCTTATCGTCAAACTAGCTTGGAAAAACGGCGAGCCAGGGATTGTCTTCTTGGACCGCCTCAACCGCGACAACCCCACTCCCACCCTGGGTGAGATCGAGGCTACCAATCCGTGCGGTGAGCAGCCGCTCCTGCCTTACGAGAGCTGCAACCTAGGCTCGATCAACCTGGCCTTGATGGTAAAGGACGGGGACGTTGACTGGGAGCGACTGCGGCAAGTCACCCAGGTAGCCGTTCATTTTCTTGACAACGTCATTGACATGAATCGCTACCCGCTACCGCAGATCGAGCAGATGACAAAGACCAACCGCAAGATCGGTCTGGGAGTGATGGGCTGGGCCGACATGCTGGTGGAGCTAGGTGTCCCTTACGATTCCGAGGAGGCTATCAGTCTGGCCCATGAGGTGATGGGTTTTATCCACGAGGAAGCCATTCGCACGTCGGAGCAGCTGGCTCAGGAGCGCGGGGTATTCCCCAACTGGGAAATCAGCACCTGGAAGACAAGAGGGCGGCGCGTGCGCAATGCCACGCTTACGACCATTGCCCCCACGGGGACAATCTCCATCATTGCTGGTTGCTCAAGCGGAATTGAGCCGATTTTTGCGTTGGCGTTTGTGCGTAACGTGATGGACAACACGGAACTACCCGAAGTCCATCCAGTTTTTGAGCGGGTGCTCAAAGAGCGCGGCCTCTACTCTGAGAGCTTGATGCGCAGTGTGGCCGCCGTGGGAAGCATCAAGAACTTAGATCTTCCTCAGGATCTAAAGCGGATTTTTGTGACGGCCCACGACGTTTCTCCGGAATGGCATATTCGCATGCAGGCCGCTTTCCAAAACCATGTGGATAACGCGGTCTCCAAAACGGTTAATTTCCCGCGGGACGCGCGACCCGAGGATGTAGAGCGGGTGTATCTGCTCGCCTACGAGCTTGGAGTGAAGGGCGTCACTATCTATCGCGATGGCTCCCGTCAAGAGCAGGTGCTCAACATTGGGAAGGTTGAGCGCAAGACTAGCGACGGCTCCAAAGCGGACGTGGGACCGGTACAACTTGAGCTAGGGGCGCAAGTGAGAGTGGCCATGCCAGTGCGCCCCAGCCGCGCCCCTGTGCTGCGCGGAGAAACCAGGGAGAAGGTCACTGGCTGCGGTAGCTTGTATGTAACCATCAATGAGGATGAATTTGGGCCGCGAGAAGTCTTCGCCAACATGGGGAAAGCTGGCGGATGCGCTTCGGCTTCGACGGAGGCCATAGGTCGTCTTATCTCGCTGGCTTTCCGCTACGGAGTGCCGCCCGACAAGATCGTAAAGCAGCTAAGGGGCATTCGCTGCCATGTGCCGCACGGGTTTGGGCCAAATCAGATCCTTTCCTGCCCGGATGCCATTGGGAAGGCTCTGGCGGAGAAGTACCACCTGGACGGGTCTAACGGCAGCAAGCTGGCTGGGCAGCTGGAAATGCCTATTCAGTATGCGCAGGGAGCCTGCCCGGATTGCGGCGGAGCCATTGAGTACGAAGGCGGCTGCATGGTTTGTCGGGCCTGCGGCTTCTCGCGCTGCTCTTAA
- the nrdR gene encoding transcriptional regulator NrdR, translating to MNCPYCGSPDNRVIDSRDTESKEAIRRRRECMACGQRFTTYEKIEEIPLTVIKRDGTTELFHPDKLLRGLMRACAKRRVPQETLEAIVADIERQLREESVYQVTSERVGELALERLQKVDLVAYVRFASVYRKFESVEEFKQELEKLEKEGLR from the coding sequence ATGAACTGCCCGTATTGCGGATCTCCTGACAATCGAGTGATCGACTCGCGTGACACCGAAAGCAAAGAAGCCATCCGACGTCGACGGGAGTGCATGGCTTGCGGTCAACGTTTTACCACATACGAGAAGATCGAGGAGATTCCGCTTACGGTAATCAAACGGGACGGGACTACAGAGCTCTTTCATCCGGACAAGTTGTTGCGCGGTCTCATGCGGGCTTGCGCCAAGCGCCGTGTTCCGCAGGAGACGCTGGAAGCCATAGTGGCTGACATCGAGAGGCAGCTAAGGGAGGAGTCCGTCTATCAGGTGACGTCGGAACGAGTGGGCGAATTGGCACTCGAGCGGTTGCAGAAGGTTGACCTTGTGGCCTACGTGCGTTTTGCCTCTGTGTACCGCAAGTTTGAAAGCGTTGAAGAGTTTAAGCAGGAGCTGGAAAAGCTGGAGAAAGAGGGGCTGCGATGA
- a CDS encoding response regulator transcription factor, producing MNELVLIVEDDPSLREVIKLGLEGEGYRVATAENGPSALMTFASNSPDLVLLDIMIPGLDGFAVCEEIRKVSLVPIIMLTARTSTSDVVRGLEAGADDYITKPFEFPELVARVRSVLRRAGVRSAAQPEMGPPETPEGVSKTAEPGRAHAAVLTLGPLVIDPAAYEVRRGDAVVPLTTTEFRLLYELARHAGQVLTREQLLELVWGYTYLGDSRLVDVHIQRLRAKVEEDPSRPCLILTVRGVGYRAARREAG from the coding sequence ATGAACGAGCTTGTTCTCATCGTGGAGGACGACCCCTCACTACGCGAAGTCATCAAGCTAGGTCTCGAAGGCGAGGGCTACCGCGTGGCTACAGCTGAGAACGGGCCCTCCGCACTCATGACCTTTGCTTCGAACTCCCCCGACTTGGTTCTTCTTGACATTATGATCCCCGGACTGGACGGATTTGCCGTTTGCGAGGAAATCCGCAAAGTTTCCCTGGTGCCCATTATCATGTTGACTGCTCGCACCTCTACGAGCGATGTGGTGCGAGGGCTTGAAGCAGGAGCCGACGACTACATCACCAAACCTTTCGAGTTTCCAGAACTCGTGGCCCGCGTGCGCTCAGTGCTAAGACGTGCGGGAGTAAGATCGGCAGCCCAGCCCGAAATGGGCCCGCCCGAAACACCAGAGGGCGTAAGCAAGACGGCCGAACCTGGCCGAGCGCATGCGGCTGTTCTCACCCTGGGCCCCTTGGTGATAGATCCGGCAGCGTACGAGGTGCGGCGTGGAGATGCTGTCGTGCCTCTCACCACCACGGAATTCCGCTTGCTTTACGAGCTGGCCCGCCACGCAGGTCAAGTGCTCACACGTGAGCAGCTTCTGGAACTGGTGTGGGGATACACCTACCTGGGAGACAGCCGACTTGTCGATGTGCATATTCAGCGCCTTCGCGCCAAGGTCGAGGAGGACCCCTCCCGTCCCTGCTTGATCTTGACGGTTCGAGGGGTGGGCTATCGGGCCGCCCGCCGCGAGGCAGGATAA